The Paenibacillus sp. BIC5C1 DNA segment TTAGTATACGGGAAGGGCTCTCGTTTCGCAAAGTCATTCCTTATAAAACAACTGTTTACGATTCGACCACAGCTCTGCGCAGGCCAGAATGATACATGTGCATAGCAGCACCAGTTTTCCGTGACTACGAATCCATTCCAAGATGTGTTCCATGAATTCAACCCTTTCGCCAGAAGGAATCGGAGGCAAATGTTGGCTATGATATATGGCTTAGTTTCTCCGTGGTTCGACGTTAATATGCGTAAGTGCTCATCCAGTTCTAACGATTGTGTGAAGAATGAATAAAGTACAGCCGATTCCACCACAATAGTAGCATTTCCAACAGAAACCAGGGATTGGAGTGTGGCAGGGATGGATCAACAAACAGAACAATTAACAAGGAAGCTGCTGCTAAACAGCAACTCCCGTGGAGTAACGGATGAGGTTGTGCCAATGGAGGAGACGTTGGAGGATGCGGAGTATGCAGAAGAGTATTCAGAAGGAACCTTTCAATCAGGGAGCTTCTGGGGGAGCTCGAATCCGTTTCATGAACATGAATGGCAGGGTCGAGTGGAGACCCATGAGATGTTCCGTCGCAGTTATGAGTAGTGGCTTCAAGTAATAGGAATGACTCGAGTCAGCTGTTGTCAGCGTGGCTCATTTTTTTTGCGAAATTGTCGATAAAATGTAGACAAGGTACGTCTGGAAATGGACATTTCCTCACGTTGACTTGAGGTTCACAGGATGATAATATACTAATATCATCCTTAATACACATTAAACTTATCGGATTTATATATAATTAACAAAATGAACATGAGCAGGGAAGAATGGAAAGGGGAAATGGGCATGGAGCGTCAGATCAGTATTCGTCATGGGCAGGAAGAATTAACAGCCACGATTCATTATCCGGTCGTCAAAGACATCAAGGAGGGAAATCACCAACAGCGTGTACCTCTTGCTGTCATCTGCCATGGATTCGTAGGAAGTCGGATCGGTGTAGATCGTTTGTTTGTGAAGACCGCCCGTGAGCTGGCCGAAGATGGGTATTTGGTGCTGCGCTTCGATTACATTGGCTGCGGGGAGAGCAGCGGTGAGTACGGAGCTGAAGGACTTGAATCCATGATTATTCAAACACGTTCTGTGCTGGACTATGCGGTAAACTGCAGTGATGTAGATCCAACCCGTGTAACGCTGATCGGTCATAGTCTGGGTGGAGCTGTTGCTCTGCTGACTGCTGTTCGGGACAAACGGGTCAAGAATCTCGTTATGTGGTCATCTGTTGGATACCCGTTCAATGATATTGTGAAAATTACGGGACGTGATGTGTACGATGAAGGGGTGAAACTGGGGTCGGCTGATTATCTCGGCTACAAGTTTACACCAGCATTTTTTGAATCACTGGCTGAACATCAGCCGTTCCAGGAAGCCGTTAAATTTAATGGGGATGTTCTGGTGGTGCACGGCACGTCGGATGAGATCATTCCTGTCGATTACGCATTCCTGTATCAAAAGGTATTCTGGATGCGCCAGGAAGGCCGCTGCGACAAGGAGATTATTTTCCAGGGCGATCATACCTTCTCTTCCGGCAAAGAGCGTGAACAGCTGATTACGCGTACGAGAGAATGGCTGGGAGAACGTCAGAAGATCGAACAGGATTGGCAGCACTGGATGATCTAAGAGGGGTTAAATATCAACCTTTATCGTTGGGATGGAACATTCTATATCCAACATGGATTAGTCCATAAGGCAACATGCGCGTCCAGATTGCATCTGATTGGGATGTTAGCTTGGAAAAGCGCCTTCTTCGGGGTAAAATAGAAGGGTAAGCATCCTATCCGTGTCTGGAGGTTGGCAGCAATGACATTACCCGCACTATTCATTGCGCATGGTTCTCCCGCTCTGGCGGTGGAGAGCAATGACTACACTCACTTTTTGAACCAGCTTGGAGACAGGCTGCCGGCTCCGAAAGCCATTGTTGTATTTACGGCGCATTGGGATCGTCCCGAACCGTCCGTGACAATGGATGATACACATCAGACCTTGCATGATTTTTACGGATTTCCCTCTAATATGTATACAATGAATTACCCTGCGCCTGGTCAGCCAGACCTTGCGAATGAGATCTGCGCGCTGTTCACCCGTAGTAATCTTCCGCATCAACCGGTTCGAGGCCGGGGATTGGATCACGGGGTATGGGTACCGCTGTTACACATGTATCGAGAAGCCAATATTCCTGTTATTGCGGTATCTGTCGATTCGCTGCGTTCCCCGCAGGAACAGTATGATATTGGACGGATGCTGGAGCAGCTGCGTCATGATAATGTGCTGATCATTGGCAGCGGCGGAACGGTTCATAACTTGCGCATGCTTGGCAGCAATGACGAACCCCAAGACTGGGCAGTGGAATTCGATAACTGGATTGGCGAGCGGCTTGAACAGTGGAATACGAGAGAGCTGTTTCAATATGACAAAAAAGCGCCCCATGCCCGCACGGCGGTTCCATCTTATGGGACGGAGCACATTGCGCCTTTGTTCTATGCCATGGGTACGGCTGATATGTCACGATCTGCAAAACGTCTATTCCAGTCGTATCCTTACGGTACGCTCAGTTTAAACTGCTGGCAGTTTGGTGACGGCGTATAACTTGGAACAGACAAGAGGATGTGAACAAGTCTTTGAGTTTTATTTTGTAAATACACCTAGTTCATCGACCAGCCAGACTTAGGTTATGAATGAGCTGAACCAAAAAAGGTTTCTGCGGCCAGCGTAATGGGCCTCAGGAACCTTTTTCTATAACTTGAGCAGACTGCAATTTAGAATAATCACTTGCGAATCTCAAAAAGCTCACATGCTGTACGCGAGTGATATGCCAGTTCACTTACACTGGACTGAACCACAACGGTATTGCTGTCAAAACGGATAATGACGCCACCGGAATCAATCTGGTGATTATCTTTGAAAACACGGACTTTATGCTTCATTTCCATCGCTTCCTGGAAG contains these protein-coding regions:
- a CDS encoding alpha/beta hydrolase, whose amino-acid sequence is MERQISIRHGQEELTATIHYPVVKDIKEGNHQQRVPLAVICHGFVGSRIGVDRLFVKTARELAEDGYLVLRFDYIGCGESSGEYGAEGLESMIIQTRSVLDYAVNCSDVDPTRVTLIGHSLGGAVALLTAVRDKRVKNLVMWSSVGYPFNDIVKITGRDVYDEGVKLGSADYLGYKFTPAFFESLAEHQPFQEAVKFNGDVLVVHGTSDEIIPVDYAFLYQKVFWMRQEGRCDKEIIFQGDHTFSSGKEREQLITRTREWLGERQKIEQDWQHWMI
- a CDS encoding class III extradiol ring-cleavage dioxygenase translates to MTLPALFIAHGSPALAVESNDYTHFLNQLGDRLPAPKAIVVFTAHWDRPEPSVTMDDTHQTLHDFYGFPSNMYTMNYPAPGQPDLANEICALFTRSNLPHQPVRGRGLDHGVWVPLLHMYREANIPVIAVSVDSLRSPQEQYDIGRMLEQLRHDNVLIIGSGGTVHNLRMLGSNDEPQDWAVEFDNWIGERLEQWNTRELFQYDKKAPHARTAVPSYGTEHIAPLFYAMGTADMSRSAKRLFQSYPYGTLSLNCWQFGDGV